A genomic stretch from Arachis stenosperma cultivar V10309 chromosome 3, arast.V10309.gnm1.PFL2, whole genome shotgun sequence includes:
- the LOC130965435 gene encoding uncharacterized protein LOC130965435, giving the protein MEASNTKSNFHARSNSLPSRPHPLILQCNEHLERLRSSNETSSSSSSSSLRYKLGALQDLHECVENLVQLPLTQDTLLHEPQENCVDELLDGSLRLLDVCTSAKDSLLHTKECIRELQSVIRRKRGGEEGIIAEANKFLNSRKVVKKAIVKALLNLKPIAKNIIKDQQTLALVGLLKDVEVVTLSIFESLLHFISGTSSSNVKHGTLSLVSKLIIHTKRTRRSCSYESEFSQVDAALLACISDKNMSEMQNQLEKLESCIHDLEEGLEFMFRRLIKTRVALLNILNH; this is encoded by the coding sequence ATGGAAGCCTCAAACACAAAGTCCAATTTCCATGCTAGATCAAATAGTTTACCTTCAAGGCCACACCCTTTGATTCTACAATGCAATGAGCATTTAGAGAGGTTAAGATCTTCCAATGaaacctcttcttcttcttcttcttcttctcttagATACAAGCTAGGAGCCTTACAAGATCTTCATGAATGTGTTGAAAACTTGGTTCAACTTCCACTAACACAAGATACCCTTTTGCATGAACCTCAAGAAAATTGTGTTGATGAGCTCTTAGATGGATCTTTGAGGCTCCTTGATGTTTGCACATCAGCAAAAGATTCTCTGCTTCACACAAAGGAGTGCATTCGCGAGCTTCAATCGGTTATTCGAAGaaaaagaggaggagaagaagggaTCATAGCTGAGGCTAACAAGTTCTTGAACTCAAGGAAAGTTGTGAAAAAGGCCATAGTCAAAGCCTTGCTGAATTTGAAGCCTATTGCCAAAAACATCATCAAAGATCAACAAACATTGGCATTGGTTGGTTTGTTGAAGGATGTTGAAGTTGTTACACTTTCAATATTTGAGTCCTTGTTGCATTTTATCTCAGGAACTTCATCATCAAATGTAAAACATGGTACTTTGTCTTTGGTTTCAAAGTTAATAATCCACACCAAAAGGACAAGAAGAAGTTGCTCTTATGAGAGTGAATTTTCCCAAGTGGATGCAGCATTATTGGCATGCATATCAGATAAGAACATGAGTGAAATGCAGAACCAATTGGAGAAACTTGAGTCATGCATCCATGATCTTGAAGAAGGACTTGAGTTTATGTTTAGGCGTTTGATCAAAACTAGGGTTGCTCTTCTAAACATTCTCAATCATTAG